A window of Diadema setosum chromosome 2, eeDiaSeto1, whole genome shotgun sequence contains these coding sequences:
- the LOC140242539 gene encoding monocarboxylate transporter 7-like, with amino-acid sequence MGVFSVRAQITTVMAQSQTAKDVSLQDSSDPWKFVVLLSRFCVLFFDAGLSKCFGVLIQDTVSRFDSDYKTVAFICSLPSALMTLLSPFVYSLMKVVHPRLVVISGSFLCAVPLMCVPLVRTLTLFGFLFALTGFGLSIVYLATTITLNEYFTKSFIIFGTLSNLGLTVGAFCLPVIVEWSLTAYGYNGAFLILGGMCLHTVPCALTIRPRRDSKTLQVHPTATKEIDDASGNDPSSEPTMPTVTVSEKKPSENMTSDTKNGDIESSRGSSLRMKLKSCVYFAEPLYALITPIFICFSFFVYAWVLFLIPAAESLGVERSRAVYLASIAGFGGVLGKLGLLLFMHLAFDLTLVFVICCSICDVTIFISSMNNSYWYQALVAFIQGLTVFVFDSIGSVMTKLTVENEENMPIALALMSFACGTGTLIGDVLSGTYGSSKYESYTIFWSLIPTVTVKERFV; translated from the exons ATGGGTGTCTTCTCTGTTCGTGCACAAATAACAACTGTAATGGCTCAGTCACAGACGGCAAAAGACGTTTCGTTACAAGATTCGAGCGATCCTTGGAAATTTGTCGTTTTGCTGAGCAGATTTTGCGTCTTATTTTTCGATGCCGGGCTGTCTAAATGTTTTGGAGTGCTGATACAAGATACGGTCTCTCGCTTCGACAGTGACTACAAAACAGTTGCCTTCATATGCAGTTTGCCTTCAGCGCTTATGACCCTGCTTA GCCCGTTCGTGTATTCACTGATGAAGGTCGTACATCCAAGACTTGTAGTCATCAGTGGTAGCTTCCTGTGCGCCGTACCCTTGATGTGTGTGCCGCTCGTCAGGACCCTAACCCTCTTCGGCTTTCTCTTCGCTTTAACAG GATTTGGATTGTCCATCGTGTATCTCGCTACCACCATTACGCTCAACGAGTATTTCACGAAGTCATTCATCATTTTCGGCACCCTCAGCAATTTGGGATTGACTGTCGGGGCATTTTGTTTGCCGGTCATAGTGGAGTGGTCATTGACAGCCTACGGATACAACGGCGCGTTTCTCATCCTTGGAGGAATGTGCTTACACACTGTTCCCTGTGCCTTGACGATCCGTCCACGAAGAGACAGTAAAACGCTCCAAGTGCACCCCACTGCCACAAAAGAAATCGATGATGCTTCAGGCAACGATCCGTCATCAGAACCCACCATGCCCACAGTAACTGTCAGTGAGAAAAAGCCATCCGAAAATATGACCTCTGATACAAAGAACGGTGACATTGAATCTTCACGGGGTTCGTCCCTTCGAATGAAACTGAAATCGTGCGTGTATTTTGCAGAACCTCTCTACGCCTTGATAACTCCAAttttcatctgtttctctttctttgtgtacGCGTGGGTGCTTTTTTTAATACCCGCGGCGGAGTCTCTTGGTGTTGAGCGTTCGCGAGCTGTGTATCTCGCGAGCATCGCTGGCTTTGGAGGTGTACTCGGAAAACTTGGCCTGTTGCTCTTCATGCATTTGGCCTTTGACTTGACCCTGGTCTTTGTAATCTGTTGTTCAATATGCGATGTCACCATCTTCATCAGTTCAATGAACAATAGCTATTGGTACCAAGCGCTTGTGGCATTTATTCAAGGTCTGACGGTCTTTGTGTTCGATTCCATTGGAAGCGTGATGACGAAATTAACTGtcgaaaatgaagaaaacatgcCGATTGCCCTCGCTTTAATGTCGTTTGCATGTGGTACTGGCACTCTCATAGGCGACGTTTTATCGGGTACGTATGGCTCTTCAAAATATGAGTCATATACAATATTTTGGAGTTTAATTCCAACTGTGACAGTTAAAGAAAGGTTTGTATAA